The segment CAGCtttaaatggtgaaaaaaaacaatgcctggtgatcctgccattaggTTCCCTGTTGATACCACTGTCCCTGTCTTTTAGTTCCGCTCCTATGTTGTCACTCTGGCTTATAATGACTGCAAATGGATTTTTCAATATTACTCAGGTGTGGCCCCCCGTTGTCACCAGCAGAACAATCCACCCTAAAAATAACACGTGACCATTGTggagtgcatatagacaggaagtgattaTCAGAAATGGAGGACGAAATATACAAAGTAGGGTTTCAGAAAAAAGGGCCATTGTTTGATATACTGCACATGGAGGCATTTAAATGCTCCTCAGAGAGTCCAATGTACCTCCACTGTATTATCCAATCATTATGTATCCCTAATTCTAGCCCCAGCAGGCCTAGAGCACCTTAATAACCCATTTGGGTGGCTCGTTAGTCTTCAGAGTGGTCAACAAGTTCCTGCTAGAAATCTGACTTTTCCGAGCTGTCTGTGAAAGAAGCTTCTCTCTGTTCTCTGACAATGGCTCCTCTTGTCTGAATTTCTGGTGGGAAGCGGCATTTAGAATTCCTCCACTTGTGTGGGAACTCCCAAAAGGGCAAACGTAGCTAAGAACAGATAAATATGCCGTATAGAtgtaatccagtttgtcattccaTGATGGTATAATAATCATCTGTgtgcttaaagcaaaactccaaatGGCCTGAAGCGGTAAAAATAAACCGCTCTTGTCATGATTCACCTCAAACCTAGAGCTGTCCTTGTTCTTTATTCATTCTGCTACTAGATACTAGTAGACTACCAGTGGTCCTGGTTGAATGGCCAGGGTACTTAAGTTAATCTGAGTCCAGGCACCTGGACCTGCCCACTCATGGGACATAACCACCCTGGCCTCCTTGCTGTGTCCCTACCGGGGAGATGATCTGTTTATCTTGGACCTTGAAAAGTGATCGGGCATCCCACTGGAACACAAAAAGACACCTGATCCCTTCTTCCTGATAGTAGTGTTTCCTAGTGGCACAGCCAATTAATAAATATAGGTAAAGTTCTTTAGGGTTTATGAGCAGGGTGAGGGTCAGTGACCGGCCTGTGTATGCTGGACATCCCTGTACCACCGACCCCAACCTACTGAAATTTTTTAGTAGCGTGTTGATGTTTATGAGCCCTCGCTGTCCAGTGTTCTGTGTTTTCTGGTTCTCCGGTTACATTTTCTTGAAGGGAAATTCCATGTACCACTACCTTTTTGTCCGAGAAGGGAATTTACCTCTACATCACAAAACCTCCACATAGAGATCATCTAATCAAGCCGTCCTCAAGTGTTTGTCCTGAATAGTTTGTAGAATTTTGTGTCTTAACTAGGCCAGAAAGAAAAAAGCcgaactataaaaataaaagaattaaaaattataatcattttttttttttttttagtcaaacATTTCCCTTCTGTTGTCATACATAATACAAGTGTGATCGCCTTCtgtataattcaataaaaatatattcttaattAAAGAGATGGATTCTCATTGTTCATTGAGGGCCCAGCTCATGATTCTTCAGCTCCATAATATAGAACAAAAGTCCTTTTGTCCCAGCTCCATGTAAAACAAATGATTGTCTGCTCTTAGAATGGGACTTTTGTCTGACGCTCTCCCACATTTATGAGCCGCAGTGACTTCACATGCCGGCCAATAAAAGGCCTGATCTGGGGATTTTAAGTAACACCGTAATCAATTTTTAGTATAAGGTTATCAttattcaacagtatttatatagcgcaaacatattacacagcgctgtacattaaataggggttgcaaatgacaaatacagacagtgacacaggaggaggagaggaccctgccccgaagagcttacaagtgAGACACGTTTGAAAATATGGGTATTAagggatcttttaaatgagcagaaagtaggagcaagccgaataggatgaggaagaccattccagagtcggggcagctctagaaaagtcttggagccgtgcgggtggtgaggttatgagtgaggaagtcattagtaggtcattggaggagtgaacaGAGCTACTAGAGGgtattttctatcaggtcagaaagataagtgggacaagatctgtggaaggatttgaaggcaaagcaaacgagcttgaatttgattctaaggtgaaatggaaaccaccCAAAGCTAAAATTACAGTGTGTGTTCCATGCTGCATTGACTGCTAACAAAAAACTTGCATCAAGCATAGTTACTGATAATTTTCTTTCagtcatttccaatgacaaacgactgaaagatgaataaatgagcgctgtacacacagcactaccCTATGGAGAGGCTAGGGgctgcaccccgctgcgctctcttcccttcacttgttTCGCAGTCATTCATTGTCCGGATCCATGAACTATGTTGgactagcgctgtacacacgtcagattctcaagCCCTGAATCCATGATTAgatgggaatcatctgacgtgtgtgtagCCTTATATACCAGATGTAAGTCTTATGGGGCCGCCATCACAACCTGGATGGTGGAGTTCACCAGTTGCCCCAGGTTTTTAGGATGCCTACACAAGGGGCTTTTACAGGTGCATAAAATGCCTGCTCAGCCATGGCAGAGCATTGTGATCTGTGTGAAAGTGAAGAATCTGATCATTATTCAGCATTGTCCTTTAGGAGATTTGATGACCAATGCTGCAATGGCTGGTCAGGGACAAATATTAAGGGAACGCCTATTAATTAGCACCCCCACTTGAGTATTTAGGGAGGTGGGATAGGGTTTGGTGTGGGTCATATCAGTGTAGGCCTATAGACTCCATATATAAGAACCGCTCTTTATTGTTTTGTGCATTGTACAACTTCTGGGACAACCACACTTATTTCTAGGTTttggtgtaataaaataaatgtgaatcaatctatttttgtattttttaagttttttttttttttaaatttatttagactTTTTGCTGTGAAGTTCCAGCTAGTACATTTAGTTGGCACAGATTGGCGTCAGGCTTTCACGTTGGGTTGGTGGTTTACTGCCGTTGGGTTCTTGCCCATTGTCCTCCTTCCTGGACTTCTCAGGGGCCCTTGGAGTTTTGGGTCCGTTCTTGTGAGAGCCAGTTGGGCTGACAGTTAGAGATCTCTGTGCTgccttctcttccatcttctctgGGCTTCTTGGAGAACGCTGGCTGGGAGCTGGGCTTAAATTCTGTGGCCCATCTTTATTAGTGGGAACCTGTTTGGTAAAAAGTGAATTATGTGGTCAGTCCACCCACCAATGAATATTTTATCAGCTGCAGTCATAGATCATTATGGTAGCTGCAGTGATATTATCGTAATGTTGTAATAAAGGTAACAAGACAGACCTTTCCTGTGATGGTGGGCCGCAGTCCGTTGCAGGCGCTGATGAGTGGTTCTGATTTCTCAATCCATTCCATCAGGCGTTTTGATGCGCCCGCTGAGCGGGAGGTTAGGCTTAGCTTGGCAGGAGGGATCTTCAGAGGCATGTCCCATGTGCCAAGGAATGTTCCCCATGGGCTGGCCTAAAGGGAAGAAAGTTTGAATCATATACCAGCTTGGAGCGGGGAGGCACTCAGCCAATACAGAATTTGCTATTGGCATACAATTTGGGAAAAATCAACTCATGGTGAAAGTTCTACCCGCTTGTGCTGATCTTCTTGCATGGTATTACTTCTCCTGAGCAAGTATACAAAGGACTCCTAACTTTTCCCTGGCTTTCCCAACATACCCACCAGTTTCTAAGTTTAAAAGTGGGACAATGTGATGGCCAGGATGGGATAGGGGAGGAAAAAGAGAGCAATAACATCTAACAGAGGTTCCGACACCTCCCCCCAAACATTTATGGACATCCGATCATCACACCATGAGCTTCTTCTTATTCCAAAACCACCGTCATTTTTGCAACTGCAAAAGCCTCCATTCTTCAAGATTATGGATGGTGCCCCTGGAATTTGGTGCCCATTGGTGAAATCAGGCATTGATAGTGGATAAGAAGATCTGGCATTTGGTGGCCAATTTATCCTGAAAGTGTTTAATAGgactgaggtcagggctttgtttaggacactcgagttcctcctcaTCAAACTAGCCACACCACGTctatatggagctggctttgtacacaggggttaagtcatgggggaacagaatgGGGTCTTCAcaaaactgtgaccacaaggtcaGACACGCATAATTGTCACCTGAACAAAAAGACACTTGAACTAATTTTCAGGGGATATCCACCCATTCACAGTATGGTCATAAAAAAGGGTAATGGCTGGAGCTCATTTTCACGCACATATAGGTAGGTGTGATAGTCAGATCTTCCCATACACACGGACATATCGGTAGGTGCAATGGTCAGACCTTCTCATACACACGGACATATAGGTAAGTGTGTTGGTCAGACCTTCTCATATGTTTAGTCATATAgctaggtgtgatggtcagaccTTCTCATACTCTTGGCcatataggtaggtgtgatggtcagaccTTCTCATACTCTTGGCCATATAGGTAGGTGTGAACTCTTGGCcatataggtaggtgtgatggtcagaccTTCTCATACACACGGACATATAGGTAAGTGTGATGGTCAGATCTTCTCATACTCTTGGCTatataggtaggtgtgatggtcagaccTCCTGATACTCTTGGTCATATAGgtaagtgtgatggtcaggtcTCCACATACGTTTAGTcatataggtaggtgtgatggtcaggtctCCACATACTTCaatggaaacacctgaactcaatcaTTTGGAAGGGGGTCTACATATTTTGGGCATCTTTACGTTGTCAGGTAAATGTGACAATTGTTATAAAGGGGCCCACTCTAGTTTCTGGTGtatttattttagggaaaatgCAGCAGGGTGCAGGGAATGCCCCATGGTGGGCAGGTCAGAGACATATTGAGAACCTCACTGCTTGCACCCTTTGTTCCTCTCTGTGGTTGTCTCCTACGTGACCTCTAACAGACCTCATAACGTTGTAGGTGGCATATTATTACCTTGGCTCTGGGCACTCCTGGAAGTAGGTGACCTCTGTCATTGGCAATAAACTGTGTAAAGCCATCATGGGTGGAAGGGCgctgaaaacaaacacaaaatattaccaaGAGCCACAATGATCAAATGAAAGACTTCCAAGCCAATCACATCCTGGGACTCCTCACTCAATCTCTTTACTCCTGAGGAACCtgtcaaataatttttaatgccaAGGGAAGAATGCTCTTGCATTggctgccagtgggaagaatgcccccgaacattagtggtcagaatgccccctttacagacagctaaaaggTCTATGGTTTCATACAagtggctctgccaagtggtgttaaCCCCAAATATATGTGGGCACCTCAGGGGCAGTCAATGAGCCACAGCTTGGGGAACCCCTGGGAACTTCCAGGGGAGCCCTAGGGTACCATGTGACCCTGGTCGACCAGTCCACAGTCAGATTGAGCTTGTCCCTCATTTACACTGCTGGATGGGGGTCTCTATTTTTTAGTTTCTCAAGGGTTATGCTTCTATCTCTATATTGGAGGTTGAGGATATATAGCCACCTCTTAAATTATCAAATAGTTAAGGAGAAATGAGAAGGCAGAAAAAAGCGGTTTGTGATTAAAGAGGCCTTATTAGCCACAAACCCCTCTTTTTTCTGCCTCCTCATTTCTCCTTTGCTATTTTTTAGACATCAAATACTGATTCTCTTTTCAATTTATCCCTCAATTTTCTGGTCCTGCCCAAGTGTGTCAactacaattattaatattattaaacaggatttataaagcgccaacatattatgcagcgttgtacaatccACAACCGCTAACATTGTGCATTGACCTAAATAAATGAAGTTTATAGTCGAAGaggaataaaaaagtattttatggatTTTGGTTATTGCAAAATTTGGTCTCTCAGTTATGATGAGAGCAGCGCCCCCTCCTGTCCCAGAAGCAGAACCTCCACCAATGAATTACTGTGAATCCCAATAGTGTATATATTCACCAACAAGGAAAAGGTAGAAACATTAGCgtctctttatggcaaacttgaataaaactagataaaatcctttatttaagtcatataaaataatcctacaaacataacagtatacatgaat is part of the Pyxicephalus adspersus chromosome 12, UCB_Pads_2.0, whole genome shotgun sequence genome and harbors:
- the CFAP126 gene encoding protein Flattop, which produces MATHYSANQYQNAFDSSRLQNWTIPKAYKERPSTHDGFTQFIANDRGHLLPGVPRAKASPWGTFLGTWDMPLKIPPAKLSLTSRSAGASKRLMEWIEKSEPLISACNGLRPTITGKVPTNKDGPQNLSPAPSQRSPRSPEKMEEKAAQRSLTVSPTGSHKNGPKTPRAPEKSRKEDNGQEPNGSKPPTQRESLTPICAN